TGAGGCGCTGGTTATAGTAACTAAAACCCCTCCGCAATGTACCTATTTCAGCTATTGCGGTTTTATTTTCTACAAATACTACGAGAAGGAAAAACAGCGAAAGTGGGTCTGGACAAGCTTCAACGATCCTTTGAATAACTCAACCATTAAAACTTCCGGCACACCAAATGGTGAGAAAGGGGATCCATTTAATAAGGACACCATCATCATCGTAACAGCTGATAAAGCAACCGACCGGCTTATACGTGATGCTGCGCTGTCGGCAGGGTACACGGAAGATATTATAAATACGTATGTTATTCCGAGTTCCATGGTAAAACTGGGCATTGGGCCGGAGTACGATACCATCGTCCTGGGACAGCGAATGGCGCTTTTTAAGGATGAGAAAGCAGGCCAGGAATATGTGAATGCGGTCACCGCAGCTATCAGGGTTATACCCGGCACACAGGACAAACTTGATCCATTCCCCGCGCCGAAGTTGCGGGTCAGGGGTACAGGTGTAACGGAGTGGGATTTACAGCCTGCGCTCGATGATCTGCGCACGGCCATATTTGCTAAGCACAGCAGCCTGGAGGCAAAAGAGCTTGGCACTTGTGTCTGGCTCACAGAGTCTTACGATGCTGTGCAAACTGAGACGTATGTAGCGGGGGAGAGCCGCGATACCGTTTATCTGCGCAGCGACACCTTGACCCTGGGGGATGGCCAGGATGAGTTTGTTATTGCCTACGGTGTTAATCATGCCGCCGCCGGCAAGGCCACCTATGCCAACTGCAACTTCTACGGCGAAGCTGGCTGGAACGGTGTGGCCGGAATCTACAGCACCGAATACGCCGGCAGCGCTGAGCAGTATTTGCCGGATAACCCGCTGGCTAAATATCTATACGTCTGTAATTTCGCGCGCAACTGCGGCAGCGAAAAGAACTGCGTGACAGTGCCAACCGGCCCCGGCGCTTTCGGGGTTGGTCTTGATGAGCCTGCCTTTATCGGGTTCAGGGCATATGTGGAACCCTCTACCAGAGTGGGACCCATCAATACGGAACTTGTTTACGACAGGGTTATAAAATTCAGTGCCCCCTAACCTCGCTGCAGCCGGATTTCAAATACACTTCAACCAGTGTGCCTCCACTAGGCTGTGGCGCGAGAAAACACTGCGGCACTATGGGGCCTGACCTATGGCGCGATGTAGCCCGCCTGATATATAATGTCGGACGCGTTGTCCTGGAGAATTGGATGAGGGGAGGTGCGCCGTGAACCGCTGCTGCAGATACATCCTGGATCTGATCCTCTGCTTTATCGTCGTCTGCCTGATAGCTGTCCCCGCCGGTCTGGCAAAACCCCTGGATGAGCCCGTCTATGCTGATGTATACATGTATGAATTGAAGGACGGCATGCTCACGGATTACGACGACTTTCACCGACTGATAGGCCTGCACTACGCGGTAGGCAATATGGACATAAAGGTCACGACCTTTAATAACACGGTCAAGTGCGATTATTCGGGCACGGACACGAGCACCTGGTCGGAGACGGACAGCCTGGGTCACCGGGAGTATCCGGCCACCATCAAGGTCAAGCTGACCATGTACGGGGATTACACTTCCAAAGGTGGCATGAGCGGACACTATACGTACGACTGCGATTATACGGTAACCGGCCGCAAGGCAGGCACCGAGACCATCTTTATTTCGCTCAAAGGGTCATTCATAGGTCCAGGGGGCCTGGCAACGGGGCCGTACACGATCACTTTCGGTCCGGGCACGGGCATCATGACCGATGAGAAAGGCGATAAAAGCGATTTCTCCGTGAAAAGCTGGGCGGCCGGTTTCCAGGTATACGAGAGTCTGCGCGATTCGGGGACGAGGTTCTCCGGCATCACGGGCGTGGTGGAAATTCTGTTGCCGCAGGATGCGCCCCGCGGCTGGAAGGCGGCAAAACTGGACATGGTGCTTCCCGTCGGGACGCATATCAGGACTGAAGATGACAGCGCCTGTGTAATGTCATTTGCCGACCTGTCAACATTCGTGCTGGAATCGAATGGTGAAATCGTCCTTAAGTCGCCTCCGGACAAGGATTCAGACGTGCAACTAATCCAGGGAAGTATGTGGACCAATCTAAAAAAGATGTTCAAAGAAGGCAGCATGGAGATAGAGATGAACCAGGCGGTGGCCGGCATCAAGGGCACAACGCTGGTCTGCGAGGAAACGGGCAGTAAATCCACCGTTAAAGTCCTGGCCGGGGATGTCACCGTGACCTCCAAAACCACCGGCAAGCAGGTTAACTTGGCAGCCGGCAAAATGGTCTCAGCCACCTCTGCAGGCCTGGGCCATGTGGCCGGTTTTAATGTCAATCAGGAGCAGGCCAAATGGCAGGCACTGGCTCCGGCATCGGCTAAAGGCCTGGTTACACTGGGCAGCGCCACGACACAGAGCCATACCCCTTCAAATTCCGATAGTCAGGCCGGTGGTACTAAAAAGAAGATCAGGATCGGGCCTTTGAGCTGCTTTATCGCCACCGCCGCCTACGGCAGCGAGACCGCTGCCGAACTTGACACGCTACGGGCTTTCAGAGACAGGGTTCTGCTTACAAATATGCCCGGCGAGCTGCTGGTGGATACCTATTACGCCTGCAGCCCCCCTCTGTCTGAGATAATCGCTAATAATGGGTTGCTGAGGGCAATGGTGCGGATATACTTGCTGGATCCGGTGGTGGTGCTGCTCAAGAGCACGCAGCCGGCATGGAATAAATAAGCTTGAGTGCATATGCGGGTTTTCACGCACGGTTCCCCTGCCCCAAGTTTGATCAGACGCTTTTGTGATCTGAGCCTATGCTGACGTCGCCGTCGCCGAACAGCTTGAACTGATTGCGGCCATGGCCCTTGGAGTAGTACATGGCGGCATCGGATTTTTTTATCAAGGTCTCCAGTTCCAGCCCGTCATCAGGGTAGATGGCAATACCAATGCTGGTGGATAGATCCACACGATGGCTTTCTATTATCAGCGGCGCTCTAAAAGAATCCAAGATCTTTTGAGCGATAGTGGTGGCGTCTTTTATCCGGTCTGTCTCCTGCATCACCAGTACAAACTCGTCCCCGCCAACGCGCGCTATCGTGTCGCTGGCGCGTATTATTTTTGAGATCCCTGCGCTAACAGCTTTGAGTACCTCATCACCGGCTGCATGGCCGAATGTGTCATTGATCGTTTTAAATTTGTCCAGATCCAGCGACATCACGGCAAGTTTTTCTTTATTTCGCTGGGCCAGGGCTGCGGCCATGGAGAAGCGGTCATCGAGCAGTGCCCTGTTCGGAAGTCCCGTGAGGTAGTCGTGGGTTGCCATCTCCTTAAGCTTCTGCTCCAACTGCTTGCGTTCCATGATATTGCGTGACACTCCCTGTACTCCCGTGAGCAAGCCCTTTTCATCCCTGATGCTGGTTATGGCATTCTCGAACCACAGGGTGGATCCGTCTTTGTGATAGTATTCTGATTCGATGATCAAAACCCTGTTGGGATCGGACTGGCCTGACTGCTCGTACTCAAGCTCCTGCACCAGCGTTTCCTGGGTCAGGGCTAAAGATTCCGGAGTCAGTTGCTGGGTGACATCCTGCTTCATCCTTTCTTCCGGTGTAAATCCGAGTGCCGACTCGATAGACGGGCTGACGTAGGTGGTGTGCAAATTCAGATCCATCGTCCAGAGGATATCATGCGTATTATCGGCCAGAAAGCGGAATTTCAGCTCGCTCTGCCGCAGAGCTTCGGCACTCTGTTTGCGCTCCGTGATGTCGATAAAACTTTCCAGGTAACAGGGCCGTCCCCGGACAAAAATGGTTGATACGCTTTTTAAAACGTTTTTTAGCTGCCCGTCCGCACAGATGATTTGGAACTCAGAATTGTCGATGGTCTGCCCGAGATCTTTAACCGGGCACTTACCCTTCTCCGCAGGGCAGAGAAACGAGTGGCAGACCTGTCCAATCATTGTCTCTTTGTCCCGGCCGATCATAGTTGCAGCGATCTTATTGATATCAAGTATTGTTTGCGTTTCACCATCGATGAGCAGGATACCTGTTCCCACTATATTGAACATTGCCGCGAGTGCAGCCTCGCTTTCGCGTAACTCGATCTTTTTTTGTGTAAGCTCGGTTTTTTTGCTGTTGGTTGCCATGAAATGCCCCGATAGATTATATGTTAACGCATCTTTATTTTTAATTATATAGAATATAATTATATCAGTCCCGGGACGATTACTTTAGCTCCTTAACAGGATGGCATCAAACTCAAGGTGATATTCCAATGAAGATAGAGTATCAGAAATTTATTAAAAGAGAGGACTTGAGGGCAAACCCGGATAAAATATATCTTTTCGGAGATAATACGGTTCATATAGGCTATGGTGGACAGGCGGGGGAAATGAGAGGTGAGCCGAATGCCATCGGTATCCCCACGCTCAAAGAGCCCGGTGTTTTCTTTTCTGATGACGAATATGATATGAACAGGCGGATAATTGATGAGGCGTTCAGACAGATACCGCCGGATAAAACAGTCGTGATACCGTCTGACGGATTGGGTACCGGTATAGCAAGATTGGATAGAGTTGCTCCCAGAACCTTTAACTATCTGGTCAACAAGATAAAGGAACTTGAAAAGGAGTGAGCGGACCGACAATCAATTGCCTTTACCAAATTCCGATTACGAAATTCCAACTACAAATGCTAAAATAGGGAGTTCTTACGAGTTATCCTGCTGATGAACGGCACCGACTTCCTTTCAGTTTTCCTGATAGCCATAGCTCTATCCGCAGACTGCTTTGCTGTGGCTCTCAGCGCCAGCGTCACTGCTAAAAATCCCTCCAGGCTGCAGGTCCTGCGGGTGGCTGCGATGTTCGGGCTCTTTCAGGCGCTGATGCCCGTCCTGGGCTGGCTGGCTGGTCAGACTGTAGTAAAGTTCATAGCCAGCTACGACCATTTCGTGGCCTTTGCCCTGCTTGCGGTCGTTGGCGGCAGGATGATATGGGAATCGTTCCATCATAAAAAGGAACATGATAAACAGACAGATGTTACCAGAGGCTGGATGTTGCTCACCCTGGCGGTTGCTACCAGCATCGATGCACTGGCTGTGGGGCTGTCACTGGCTTTTATCGAGGTGCACATCGCAGTAGCCGGCATCACCATCGGTGTTGTCGCCTTTATAGCTACAATCATAGGTTTCCTTCTTGGTAAAAGGGCAGGAGATCTAATCGGCAGGTGGGCAGAAACTATCGGCGGCATCGTCCTGATCGGCATCGGCCTCAGGATACTGATAAGCCACCTCCTGGGTTTTGCATAGAGCGCTTAAAGCGGCTATTCCCTGGCAATGGTTCCCCCGGCCCTTTCTCTGGCTTCTTTTTCAAAGGATTCCTGAAAACCGGGAGAATAATTCATATAGGTGGGGACGGGATATCTCAAGCCGGCTTTATGGGTGGCCTCCAGTCCTGCGACCAGCATATCCAGTTTATTTGCCGGGCAGGAAAACATGACTTCGGAATCTTGAGCTCCGCCCCAGACGCGGTCGCCGTTACCCAGAAGGACCAACTGCGGCTTGCCGGTTATTAAGGTCTTGGCGATGCCCTCATGGCAGGAACCGACTCTGCCCGCCGCGGAGAACTCGAGTGCCCCTCCTTCGTAATATAAATAGCTCTGTATGAAGCGCATCGCCTGAGCAGGAAGACAGTAGATCAAGACCAGTTCCGGGATCACTTTTGTCCGAGTTAAAGGAGAGATCACAAGACCTTCAAAACGCTTGTCCAGGCGATACATATACGGCGCCATTTTTCTGGAGGCCTCGATGTCGGCAGCATAGAGCCCGACGTTGAAACGGTCAACCCAGCCGGCATATTCCTCAGTCATCTCGTCCCACCCATATATGACACGGGCCGCCTTACAGTTGATATCTTCCTTTGTAATGGCTACCGTCCAACCGTATGAGCGGGCGATTTTAAAATTCTGGCATACAAAGCTCTGTAAATTCTGCTTTCTGAGGGGCCTTCTGTATTCAGGCTTAATCTCATCTTCAGACTGAATCGTTTTCACGGCGAGAGGAAAGGTCGATGGACGTATATACTGCTCAATTTTCCTGCCCATTTCATGGTAAATACTTAAATTATCAGCCATTAAAGTTGGCCCTCCTGTGCCTCCGTTTATCAATCCCCTTATTTTACCGTGACCGTTTCCGCAAGCCTGCGCGTGAGTATATCTGCTGCTTCTTCCACCATCTCCTCCAGGACCTGCCTGGCGGGTTTAATTTCCTTGATCAGACCTGATACCTGCCCGGCGAGGCCGCCCACGTAATCGTCCTTCTGCCCCTCGACAAAGCTCGCAAGCAGCGCTGAAGATATCATGGCCTGGATGGGGAAAGGAAGCGGCTCCAGACCCGAGCCGTCCCACAAATCATGGTACCTGTTATAGCTCGCCCGCAGCGTCTTGCCGGTGTATGCTTTACTCACGCGGGTGTCTTCATCGGTCGAGTCCAGGATATGTTTTTTATTGATCGGGTGGGCTCCCCCCTCGGTGGTGGCCAGGAAACGGGTTCCCACCCATACACCGACGCATCCTATCGCCAGAGCCGCAGCCAACGCCCGGCCATCGCCGATTCCCCCGGCAGCAAGTACCGGCACCGGTGCGGCGGCATCGATGGCCTGGGGTAACAGGGCCATGGTGCCGATGCGTCCCGTGTGCCCGCCTCCCTCATGCCCCTGTGCAACGAGGAGGTCGATGCCAGACTGTGCCATGCGGCGGGCATTCTTGGCGTTTCCGGTGATAGCGAGTACTTTCATTCCCACCGCGTGAGCCTGTGCTACCATGAAGCCGGGATTGCCCAAACCGGCGCAGAATAGCGGGACCTTTTCTTCGATGCATACCTCAATAGCCTCCTGGGGGCGAAGGGTCGTCGTATCCATTTTCACCATGATCTCCACGTCGGGGACCTGAAGTTCATGTTTTACCTTTTTTACCCAGTCCTGGTAAGGTTGCGGCAGTAACTTTAATATCTGGCTGATCGGCATCTCTTTGGCGCTCTGCTGTCCCAGGTCGCTGCCGATATCCAGCTTCTGAGGCAGCAGCAGGTCAACGCCGTAGGGTTTACCGGTTTTTGATTTGATCTCCCGTATGGCCGCTCTCAGCTCTTCAACCGTATAACCGCTGCCCCCGAGAACCCCCAGCCCTCCTGCTTCCGAGACGGCCACTACCAGGGCAGGCGGCGCCCCGGTAGTTTCCCCCATCAGCGTGGGCCCCATCCCCGCCGAGAGGATAGGGTATTCGATTCCCAGCATGTCACAGAGCTTTGTTCGCAGTATCCTTTTTCCCATAAAATTTCCCCTTTTAAATCATATTATTTGATTAATAAGCTATCTGCATAGAATAAATGCCGGGAACCCACAACCCGGTTATGGGATCATAGGGATTAAGTCTATTTTGTATTATGCAAACTCTTTTTTAGATATCGCAGTCAGGACGAGGGAAATGATACCGATGACCTGCGAGGTGATCAGCGTGGTAATGGAACCGGCCAGTGCCAGTCCCCAGACCTTCCGCATAAGTGCGCAGATCCCTCCTGCTATATCGATCAGGCCCAGTATGATCAAAGGGATTGAGATTACAGGTATCAACGTGTTCAGCCACAGGGGCATCTGGGTAACGAAACCGACGAGCGCCCCGCCGATCATTAAACCGAAACCCAGGATTAACGCGGCAGCACCCGCGATTATATCCAGTATGCCCGCAGTAACAGGTTTCCATGTCTTGTTCATTCAGTTGCCTCCTTAACCGGGTTTAATGCCGAAATGCTCATCGGCGGCAGCCCCGACAGGTTCGGATACAGTCCGGGCACATTCCAGGTACGTTTGATTATCTTTCCTGCCTTGTCGCCGGTAAGCTCGCTGTTGTCGACTGCCAGCACCCCATTCACGATGACATACGGTATGCCGTAGGAAGCCTGACCCGGCTCGATATAGGTGGATTTATCAATGACAGTTGCAGGATTAAAAAGCACCAGATCGGCATCGCAACCAACCTGAACCCTGCCCTTTTTATCCAGACCGAGCCAGTGGGCGGCCATGCCCGAGGTACGGGCCAGCGCGGTGCGCAGGTCACACACTCCCTGCTGCCTTACCCAATATCCAAGGAAGTGCGCAAATGCGCCGGCATCCTTAGGATGACCGGCGTATTTGCCCGTAACTTTATCCACCGTCATGGTGCAATCGTTTTCTATCATTACATACGGATTGCTCATCCAGAACTTCTGTTTGGCTGGCTTGTAAAGATGCCCCACCAACATGGGGTCGGGGATCTCCTTGTCCTTCACCTTCTTTCTGACATACAGGAACTGCTCGATGCTGGAGAAGCGTTCTCCCGCCTGCATGTATACCTTGCCGTCGATCACCACGGTGGACGGTACCTCAAGGTCGGAGACCTGTGATTCCATCAACTGCATCAGCATCTCGGGGGGATAGTCGAAAATCGCGGCGCCCAGCTCGGTCAGAAAAGCATCGTAACCGTACCAATCAATGCCAAGCCTCAAACCTTCGTCCATGCCCTCGTATATGGCCTCCAGCACCGGTCCCGAGCTGCGCGGTACCACCGTCGGCCCGCCGCCTGTATGTGAGATTATATAAGGTATGTTCGCATCCCTTGCCGTGCTTATAGCTTCATTGACAGCTTTCACGGCTCCTCCCGGCGTGTAGGCGTCTCTGACGTGGCTGGCGGCGCAACCTCCATACTCAGCCGCTACCTTTGCCAGTGCCAACATCTCGCTGTAGGTAGCGCCCGGGCCGTAAAACGGGCCGAACGAGACGCCGACGGCGCCGTCTTTCATTCCCTGCCGCAACATGTCAGCCATTTTTGCCAGCTGCTCGGGCGTGGCCGGCGTCCGGTAATTGGGCACGCCCACCGCCTCACGCATGGAGTTATGGCCGATAAGTACTGCTACATTGGCATACAGCCCCTCCTGCTCCGCCCGTTCCGCGTATTTGGAAAAAGTCACGTCCCTCAGTATTCCGCAATTGCCGGTGACCTCGGTGGTTATGCCGTCCTGAATGTATAGAGGAGCACCGCCGTCACCCAGGTCCGAGATGTGGCTGTGAATATTTATGAATCCCGGCGCCACCACCAGGCCCGCTGCGTCGATCTCCCTCGCGCCGTTCAGCTTCTGGGCAGAGGGAACGATGGCGGTGATTATTCCATCTTTAATACCAACATTTGCCAGCCCGTCAAAACCGGTAAGCGGGTCGATCACCCGGCCATTGTTGATGGCTATATCATAATAGTTCGTTTCTTCCTGTATATCCGAGGCCAGAGTATCTGCGCTAAAGAACGCGGGTGTTACAACTGAAGCCGTAATTACCAGGCATATCAAAAGGATAACTGCAAACCTTTTCACTGTGATTCCAACCTCCATGTCTGAATTTACTTGATTAAGATGAAGCGTGCGAATGAGATTACACTTTTCTTACATAGCCAATAAAAGAACTACCCCCTTCAGTGAGCAATAATTCGGTTTCAAGAATTTTAACCCAACCACACCGGCAACGCCACATTTTTGCCAAATGCATGGATAAAGCCGGTGTGATTATAATATACTGTAGCCGGTCGGCGATCAGGTGATAGAAGATTATGGGTACAAAGAAATAACCTGTGATCTGCTAATAGATGTGTTGCACTCGGTTCTGGATGACCATGCAACGGTTATCGCGGTTGATTTCAAACAGTGATGCATCGGCATGTAGCTGCAAGGAGGAAACATGGGTAACAGGGGTCTGTCGATCATTCTATCGGTGCTTAATCTGGCTGGATTTGCAGGCGTCGTGGCTGTTAATTACCTGGCCAATGCTCTCCCTATAAACAATAAGACTACCGGGCAGCTGTCCGACCAGTACCCGAACCTGTTTGTGCCGGCGGGGTTGACCTTTGCCATCTGGGGGCTTATCTATCTGCTGCTGGCTATCTTTGTGGTATACAGCTTGATAGTCGCTTTTAAAGCCGGCGCAAAGCGCTCTTTTATCAATAGCATAAGCATATTTTTCTTCCTTACCTGTGTGGCCAATGTTGGGTGGATATTCGCCTGGCATTATGAAATACTCCCTCTGTCAATGATACTGATGATATTGCTGCTGGCCTGTCTGATCGCGATTTACATCCGTCTATCGATCGGCAAATCGGATGCATCCACCCGGCAGAAATACCTGGTTCATCTGCCTTTCAGCGTATACCTGGGTTGGATTACCATAGCAACGATTGCCAATGCAACAGCTTTGCTTGCTGCGTCCGGCTGGGACATGTTGGGGCCGGGCGGACAATTCTGGACGATAGCCGTTATTTCAATCGGCATCGCTATCGCGCTGATGGTCGTACTGCGGCAAAGGGATATATATTTCGGGCTGGTTATTGTCTGGGCATTGATCGGAATTCTGATAAAAAGGCTGGCGGACCCGGTGCCGTACCAGAGTATAATAGTCGCTGTAGCAGCAGGTTTAATTCTCGTTTCACTCAGCATACTAATCCAGATTGTCAGGCGAAAAGTGTATTAGTCTTTGAATCCGCTACAAGTGTAAGACCCGCACGCACTGTGCTATATTATCACCGTATAATTCGGCTAAAAAGCTACGCCTGTTAAATCCGTATGCCTAAAAAAAGAGCACACAATCTCGAAGCGCTTGCCAGGACATGGCGTATATTCCTGACCGAGCCTCTGAAACGGACGAGCGGCGAGTTTTCTTCGATCGTGGTTGTGCTCAGTTTCGCCGTTCTGATAGCAGTGGGCACCTTCCTGCTATTATTGCCGTTAGCAAGTAAAGCAGGCAAGGTCACGTCGCCGGTGGACGCATTCTTCACCGCCACATCCGCGGTGTGCGTAACCGGATTGGTTGTGCAGGACACTGCTACTCACTGGTCTCTTTTCGGTCAGATAGTTTTACTGGCTATGATTCAACTGGGCGGTCTGGGTTTCATGGTCAGCGCCACACTGCTGGTTCTGATGCTGGGAAGAAGGATAGGGCTGCGGGAAAAATTGCTGATCGGTGAAAGTCTGGGCGCACCGAAGCTGGGTGGTGTGACCGGTATGGTTAAGAAAATAGCCGTCTTTACCTTGATATCGGAAGGCATAGGTACAATAATTTTCTACATGCATTTCTCATCTCAGCATTCTTACGATATGCCTCTCTGGCAGGCGCTCTTTCAATCTGTTTCTGCATTCAATAATGCCGGGTTTGACCTCTTCGGCAACTTTCAGAGCCTTACGGGCCGTCAGAGCGACATATTGCTGCTTTTAACAACGGCTGCTTTGGTTATCCTCGGCGGCATCAGCTATATGGTGGTGGCCGATATATTTATAAAGCGCCGCTTTTCCAATTTCACGCTTGACACCAAGATAGTCCTGATGGGCAGTTTGACCCTGCTGGTGTTCGGGACAGCGGTCATATTTGTTGCCGAGTATATCAATCCGTCTACACTGGCCCGTCTATCACTGGGAGACAAGCTGCTGGTGGCTTTTTTTCAGTCCACTAATGCCCGCACAGCAGGTTTTACGGCTATAAATATGGCTCAGATAACGCCATACTGTCTTTTCTTCATATTGGTCCTCATGTTTATCGGTGGCGCTGCAGGTTCTACTGCCGGCGGTATAAAAGTAAATACCTTTGGTATCCTGATGGCCACGTTTTTCAGTTCGCTCAGAGGGAAGGAATATGCGGGTATATACGGAAAAGAGTTCATTACACAACAAATATACAGAGCAATCGCAGTTGTGATTCTTTCGCTGACAGTGATCATAATGGTCACATTTATCCTGACTGTCACTGAGACATTTGATTTTCTGGCTATATTCTTCGAAGCCGTATCTGCGTTCTCCAATACGGGGCTGTCAGCCGGAATAACACCGGATTTATCCCTGGGAGGGAAGCTAACAGTGATCGTCACCATGTTTATCGGGAGATTGGGGCCGCTTTTCCTGACTTTATACCTGCTGGAACACCAGAAAATCAGCACGCACCGTTATCCGCAGGAATCGATCAGAATCGTATAGGAGGCGAAATGAAAGGACAGGTCGCTGTTTTAGGCATCGGGCGTTTCGGTTATAGCCTGGCTGAAACGCTGTATGAAATGGGCCATGACGTGATGGTCATGGATATCGACTTGAAACGCGTACAGGCCATATCGTCCCACGTCACTCATGCCGTGCAGGGCGATTCCACAGACGAGTCCGTGCTCAGGGACCTGGACATCAGCGAATTCGAAATAGTCGTTGTGGCGGTGGGGCCCAGCATTGAAAACAGCGTCTTAACTACTATTTTACTCAAACGGCTGGGAGTTAAGTACGTGATATCCAGAGCCATAAACGAACTTCATGGAAGTATACTGCAAAAGATCGGTGCCGATCAGGTTGTGTTTCCCCAACGTGATATGGGGAGAAGAATAGCCCATGGCCTGATGCTTACAGAGGTACTGGATTATATGTCTATTACATCGGACTACGGGATCTCAAAAATCGATCCCCTGCCGCAATTTAACAATAAGTCCCTGGGTGAACTGGGATTCGGCAGAAAAGGAGAAAATGGAATAGCGGTCCTGCTGATACAGCGCGGCAAGGAGATTATTTTGCATCCGGGCGAGAAAGAAATCATCAAGAAAGGGGATGCCCTCATACTGGCCTCGGAAGATCAGAAGCTGGCCAGATTTTTTAAGGCGGCCAATAAACGCGCGTCAAATTAGTTGTTTTATTTTAAGAGACGTTAATAGGGCAAGCCTCCTCACCTGATTGTGAAGCTGACCCTTGATACCGACAATCAGCACCTAAACTTTTTACCAGCCCATGCGTTTTAAATCTTACAAACGAATAAAAGGAGGATGTATTAAATATGCAACATTTCCGTTTGTATTCATTTCTGGCAGTACTCGTTGTCATGTCATTGGCGGTTACATCAGCCTGCAGCACGGCACCTACAACTCCTGCTACACCTGCCGAGCCTGCAGTTCCGTCCACGACGCCGGTTACCACGGCTCCCCTGACGGCGCCCGTCACCGGTACCTCTGACCTGGTTATCACCAAAATCTGGCTCGACGGATTGATGGTCAAGTATTCTATTAAAAACATTGGAACTGCGGACAC
The nucleotide sequence above comes from Dehalococcoidia bacterium. Encoded proteins:
- a CDS encoding FecR family protein — its product is MNRCCRYILDLILCFIVVCLIAVPAGLAKPLDEPVYADVYMYELKDGMLTDYDDFHRLIGLHYAVGNMDIKVTTFNNTVKCDYSGTDTSTWSETDSLGHREYPATIKVKLTMYGDYTSKGGMSGHYTYDCDYTVTGRKAGTETIFISLKGSFIGPGGLATGPYTITFGPGTGIMTDEKGDKSDFSVKSWAAGFQVYESLRDSGTRFSGITGVVEILLPQDAPRGWKAAKLDMVLPVGTHIRTEDDSACVMSFADLSTFVLESNGEIVLKSPPDKDSDVQLIQGSMWTNLKKMFKEGSMEIEMNQAVAGIKGTTLVCEETGSKSTVKVLAGDVTVTSKTTGKQVNLAAGKMVSATSAGLGHVAGFNVNQEQAKWQALAPASAKGLVTLGSATTQSHTPSNSDSQAGGTKKKIRIGPLSCFIATAAYGSETAAELDTLRAFRDRVLLTNMPGELLVDTYYACSPPLSEIIANNGLLRAMVRIYLLDPVVVLLKSTQPAWNK
- a CDS encoding sensor domain-containing diguanylate cyclase; its protein translation is MATNSKKTELTQKKIELRESEAALAAMFNIVGTGILLIDGETQTILDINKIAATMIGRDKETMIGQVCHSFLCPAEKGKCPVKDLGQTIDNSEFQIICADGQLKNVLKSVSTIFVRGRPCYLESFIDITERKQSAEALRQSELKFRFLADNTHDILWTMDLNLHTTYVSPSIESALGFTPEERMKQDVTQQLTPESLALTQETLVQELEYEQSGQSDPNRVLIIESEYYHKDGSTLWFENAITSIRDEKGLLTGVQGVSRNIMERKQLEQKLKEMATHDYLTGLPNRALLDDRFSMAAALAQRNKEKLAVMSLDLDKFKTINDTFGHAAGDEVLKAVSAGISKIIRASDTIARVGGDEFVLVMQETDRIKDATTIAQKILDSFRAPLIIESHRVDLSTSIGIAIYPDDGLELETLIKKSDAAMYYSKGHGRNQFKLFGDGDVSIGSDHKSV
- a CDS encoding manganese efflux pump MntP family protein, with the protein product MNGTDFLSVFLIAIALSADCFAVALSASVTAKNPSRLQVLRVAAMFGLFQALMPVLGWLAGQTVVKFIASYDHFVAFALLAVVGGRMIWESFHHKKEHDKQTDVTRGWMLLTLAVATSIDALAVGLSLAFIEVHIAVAGITIGVVAFIATIIGFLLGKRAGDLIGRWAETIGGIVLIGIGLRILISHLLGFA
- a CDS encoding DUF169 domain-containing protein codes for the protein MADNLSIYHEMGRKIEQYIRPSTFPLAVKTIQSEDEIKPEYRRPLRKQNLQSFVCQNFKIARSYGWTVAITKEDINCKAARVIYGWDEMTEEYAGWVDRFNVGLYAADIEASRKMAPYMYRLDKRFEGLVISPLTRTKVIPELVLIYCLPAQAMRFIQSYLYYEGGALEFSAAGRVGSCHEGIAKTLITGKPQLVLLGNGDRVWGGAQDSEVMFSCPANKLDMLVAGLEATHKAGLRYPVPTYMNYSPGFQESFEKEARERAGGTIARE
- a CDS encoding nitronate monooxygenase, which translates into the protein MGKRILRTKLCDMLGIEYPILSAGMGPTLMGETTGAPPALVVAVSEAGGLGVLGGSGYTVEELRAAIREIKSKTGKPYGVDLLLPQKLDIGSDLGQQSAKEMPISQILKLLPQPYQDWVKKVKHELQVPDVEIMVKMDTTTLRPQEAIEVCIEEKVPLFCAGLGNPGFMVAQAHAVGMKVLAITGNAKNARRMAQSGIDLLVAQGHEGGGHTGRIGTMALLPQAIDAAAPVPVLAAGGIGDGRALAAALAIGCVGVWVGTRFLATTEGGAHPINKKHILDSTDEDTRVSKAYTGKTLRASYNRYHDLWDGSGLEPLPFPIQAMISSALLASFVEGQKDDYVGGLAGQVSGLIKEIKPARQVLEEMVEEAADILTRRLAETVTVK
- a CDS encoding amidohydrolase family protein → MKRFAVILLICLVITASVVTPAFFSADTLASDIQEETNYYDIAINNGRVIDPLTGFDGLANVGIKDGIITAIVPSAQKLNGAREIDAAGLVVAPGFINIHSHISDLGDGGAPLYIQDGITTEVTGNCGILRDVTFSKYAERAEQEGLYANVAVLIGHNSMREAVGVPNYRTPATPEQLAKMADMLRQGMKDGAVGVSFGPFYGPGATYSEMLALAKVAAEYGGCAASHVRDAYTPGGAVKAVNEAISTARDANIPYIISHTGGGPTVVPRSSGPVLEAIYEGMDEGLRLGIDWYGYDAFLTELGAAIFDYPPEMLMQLMESQVSDLEVPSTVVIDGKVYMQAGERFSSIEQFLYVRKKVKDKEIPDPMLVGHLYKPAKQKFWMSNPYVMIENDCTMTVDKVTGKYAGHPKDAGAFAHFLGYWVRQQGVCDLRTALARTSGMAAHWLGLDKKGRVQVGCDADLVLFNPATVIDKSTYIEPGQASYGIPYVIVNGVLAVDNSELTGDKAGKIIKRTWNVPGLYPNLSGLPPMSISALNPVKEATE